The DNA segment CCACGCCCGCTCCCGCTCGGGCGTGCGCAGGTTCTCCAGGCGATGCCGGTCGAACACCCCGACGTCGGAGACCCCGAGGCTGCGCAGGCCGGGGGTGTCGACGAGGACGAGCGGTGCGCCGTCACCCGGGACGGGGTGCAGTTCCCACGTCACCGTCGCGTGCCGGCCCTTGCCGTCCGCCGAACGGACCGCTCTGACCGCGAAGCGGTCCTCACCGAGCAGGAGGTCGGCCGGCGTGGACTTGCCCGCACCCGAGGAGCCGAGGAGGACGACGGTGCCCCGCAGGTGGTTCCGCAGTTCCGCGATCGTGGCGGGATCGTCCTGGCGGACCGGGACGACCTCGACCCCGACCGCGTCGGTCCGCACCCGTTCGGCGACCCGTTCGAGGTCGTGGGCGGGAACGAGGTCGCTCTCGGTCAGGGCGACCACGGGGTGCGCCCCGCAGTTCCACGCCAGGGCGAGGAACCGTTCGACCCGGCCGTTCGTCGTCCGCGACGGCGCGCCGATCGCGACGACGACCGTGTCGACGTTCGCCGCCAGCACGTGCTCGGCCGAACGCCCCGTCACCGAGGCCCGCGCGAGGACCGTCCGCCGGGGCAGGACTCCGACGGGTCGGGCCCCGACCGGGTC comes from the Kineococcus mangrovi genome and includes:
- the rsgA gene encoding GTPase RsgA, translated to MLRARVVRVHRGACDVQTPLGPQRVEVPAGALVPEPTTGGWVGPSLDDPVGARPVGVLPRRTVLARASVTGRSAEHVLAANVDTVVVAIGAPSRTTNGRVERFLALAWNCGAHPVVALTESDLVPAHDLERVAERVRTDAVGVEVVPVRQDDPATIAELRNHLRGTVVLLGSSGAGKSTPADLLLGEDRFAVRAVRSADGKGRHATVTWELHPVPGDGAPLVLVDTPGLRSLGVSDVGVFDRHRLENLRTPERERAWFAGRTDARLAADRHREGKRIAKANRDRYS